In a single window of the Hirundo rustica isolate bHirRus1 chromosome 7, bHirRus1.pri.v3, whole genome shotgun sequence genome:
- the PRPF40A gene encoding pre-mRNA-processing factor 40 homolog A produces MRPGGVDRGSLMMGHPGMPHYPPMGMHPMGQRPPNMPPVPHGMMPQMMPPMGGPPMGQMPGMMQSVMPGMMMSHMSQAAMQPTVPPGVNSMDAQVGVTPPGTQTTHPVVSAVQQSSTSTSSASEDHSKQKSTWTEHKSPDGRTYYYNTETKQSTWEKPDDLKTPAEQLLSKCPWKEYKSDSGKPYYYNSQTKESRWAKPKELEDLEAMIKAEENSSKPEDAAAAASAPAAAADAAGGAGAAPASEGAAGGAAGAAPEGEPAPAAAAGDADTAGAAAAEEQGPAGAGPGAQDGGAEAAAAAATEEGAKQEAQGDAAAKKEDEEAQPVKKTYTWNTKEEAKQAFKELLKEKRVPSNASWEQAMKMIINDPRYSALAKLSEKKQAFNAYKVQTEKEEKEEARSKYKEAKESFQRFLENHEKMTSTTRYKKAEQMFGEMEVWNAISERDRLEIYEDVLFFLSKKEKEQAKQLRKRNWEALKNILDNMANVTYCTTWSEAQQYLMDNPTFAEDEELQNMDKEDALICFEEHIRALEKEEEEEKQKSLLRERRRQRKNRESFQLFLDELHEHGQLHSMSSWMELYPAISSDIRFTSMLGQPGSTALDLFKFYVEDLKARYHDEKKIIKDILKDKGFVVEVNTSFEDFVTVISSTKRATTLDAGNIKLAFNSLLEKAEAREREREKEEARKMKRKESAFKSMLKQATPPIELDAVWEDIRDRFVKEPAFEDITLESERKRIFKDFLHVLEHECQHHHSKTKKHSKKSKKHHRKRSRSRSGSESEDDDSHSKKKRQRSESRSVSERSSSAESERSYKKSKKHKKKSKKRRHKSDSPESDVEREKDKKERERDSEKERARQRSESKHKSPTKKRPGKDSGNWDTSGSELSEGELEKQRRTLLEQLDEDQ; encoded by the exons CCAGGGGTGAACAGCATGGATGCACAAGTAG GTGTGACCCCTCCTGGAACTCAG ACGACGCACCCCGTGGTCTCCGCGGTGCAGCAAAGCTccaccagcaccagctctgccagcgAGGACCACTCCAAGCAG AAATCCACGTGGACGGAGCACAAATCCCCGGATGGGAGAACTTACTACTACAACACCGAGACCAAGCAGTCCACGTGGGAGAAGCCAGATGACCTCAAAACCCCCGCTGAG CAATTGTTATCCAAGTGTCCCTGGAAGGAATATAAATCAGATTCTGGGAAGCCTTATTATTACAATTCCCAAACAAAGGAATCCCGCTGGGCAAAACCCAAAGAGCTGGAGGACCTGGAAG CAATGAttaaagctgaagaaaacag CTCCAAGCCGGAGgacgccgccgccgccgcctcggctCCGGCGGCCGCCGCCGATGCCGCCGGCGGAgcgggcgcggccccggccTCCGAGGGCGCCGCGGGAGGAGCCGCCGGAGCCGCTCCCGAGGGCGAgcccgccccggccgccgccgcgggggACGCGGATACCGCTGGAGCGGCCGCCGCCGAGGAGCAGGGCCcggccggggccggccccggAGCGCAGGACGGCGGCGCCGAGGCCGCGGCAGCGGCCGCCACGGAGGAGGGGGCCaagcaggaggcacagggaga CGCCGCTGCAAAGAAGGAGGACGAGGAAGCGCAGCCAGTTAAGAAAACCTACACCTGGAACACAAAGGAAGAGGCCAAACAAGCATTTAAAGAGCTGTTAAAAGAAAAG CGGGTTCCATCCAATGCTTCCTGGGAGCAGGCCATGAAAATGATCATTAACGACCCCAGATACAG TGCTTTGGCCAAACTGAGTGAGAAGAAGCAGGCCTTTAACGCTTACAAAGTTCAGacggagaaggaggagaaggaggaagccAGATCCAAGTACAAGGAAGCCAAGGAATCCTTCCAACGTTTCCTGGAAAACCACGAGAAGATGACCTCCACCACCAGATACAA GAAAGCTGAACAAATGTTTGGGGAGATGGAAGTGTGGAATGCCATATCCGAGCGGGACCGGCTGGAGATCTACGaggatgttttgtttttcctgtccaAGAAGGAGAAG GAACAAGCCAAGCAACTGCGGAAGAGGAACTGGGAGGCTCTGAAGAACATCCTGGATAACATGGCCAACGTCACCTACTGCACCACCTGGTCAGAGGCCCAGCAGTACCTCATGGACAACCCCACCTTCGCCGAGGATGAGGAGCTCCAGA ACATGGATAAGGAGGATGCCCTGATCTGTTTTGAGGAGCACATCAGGGCCttggaaaaagaggaggaggaagagaagcagaaaagtttgctgagggaaaggaggaggcaGCGTAAAAACAGGGAATCTTTCCAG ctgtttctGGATGAGCTGCACGAGCACGGGCAGTTACATTCCATGTCCTCCTGGATGGAGTTGTACCCGGCCATCAGCTCCGACATCAGATTCACCAGCATGCTGGGCCAGCCGG GATCGACAGCGCTGGACCTGTTCAAGTTTTACGTGGAGGATCTCAAAGCTCGTTACCACGACGAGAAGAAGATAATTAAAGACATCCTAAAG gataAAGGATTTGTGGTGGAAGTGAACACTTCCTTTGAGGATTTCGTCACTGTCATCAGCTCCACGAAAAGGGCCACCACGCTGGATGCAGGGAATATCAAGCTGGCTTTCAACAGT ctgctggagaaggcgGAAGcgcgggagcgggagcgggagaAGGAGGAAGCGCGGAAGATGAAGAGGAAGGAATCGGCCTTCAAGAGCATGTTGAAACAAGCCACCCCTCCCATCGAGCTGGACGCTGTCTGGGAGGAT ATCAGAGACAGATTTGTGAAGGAACCAGCATTTGAAGACATCACCCTGgaatctgaaaggaaaaggataTTTAAGGATTTCCTTCACGTGCTTGAG CACGAGTGTCAGCACCACCACTCCAAGACCAAGAAACATTCGAAGAAATCCAAAAAACATCACCGGAAGCGCTCCCGTTCCCGCTCC GGCTCGGAGTCCGAGGATGACGACAGCCACTCCAAGAAGAAGCGGCAGCGCTCGGAATCGCGCTCGGTGTCGGAGCGTTCTTCCAGCGCCGAATCCg agagGAGTTACAAGAAGTCCAAAAAACACAAGAAGAAGAGCAAGAAGAGGAGGCACAAGTCT gattcACCAGAATCCGATGTGGAACGAGAGAAGgacaagaaagagagagagagggacagTGAGAAGGAAAGAGCCAGACAGAGATCCGAGTCCAAGCATAAATCTCCCACTAAGAAACGGCCTGGGAAAGATTCC GGAAACTGGGACACCTCCGGCAGCGAGCTCAGCGAGGGCgagctggagaagcagaggaggaCTCTGTTGGAGCAGCTGGACGAAGATCAGTGA